A genomic segment from Manduca sexta isolate Smith_Timp_Sample1 chromosome 13, JHU_Msex_v1.0, whole genome shotgun sequence encodes:
- the LOC115452991 gene encoding uncharacterized protein LOC115452991, with translation MQNNASYTTLVGASSLPSSGNNSSDVIEDSDLEVTEASKAIYSHKILAVAIDEPSTSGQLDNYMLPTDPYVAQTAVTTVSNNIHTVTIDEPSTSRQLENSMLANEPYIAENPETTVSSNILTVDIDITSTTDQLDNSMLATDSYIAKPAETTVLREIGVGDVEPLTFHQLEDCALSVISSGPYINKVTHTNLPTNTILSTPTISSYDSGIKACDSLENTVQTLGNIKGSFIHESSFHLDPGHSSRCVSTPNVNSSLHAQFSTTIKTRCKKSTLKSYADFLSDNEEFSSGSSNLWSPNESDTSKNSGSAKKCKKTKKRKRNDLEFGQSLNMRLKKPNKGKLQKKRKDAGLSYETKLGQVKEKKTIKENPCLPDKCFRKCYEISEDRRKGLFDHFWNLDVQRRRDWIVRCVQPSIIKRKKTKLVESRRSLTYEYYINEGEGSRQVCQQFLLHTLDITQKIILYTIKHSIEGMASQEKRTCNAPKYSEEAKDYVHSFIKTLPAVPSHYCRKKSSSLYLPQEYRNVTNLYRIYLKNCQENSKIHVSEKVFVAIFKNDYNIRFHTPKKDKCVLCTKTENKDILTEDEINEIEIHLKEKKASYQRFNTHQNLISKDTLTISFDLQKVLNTPYGESMLLYYSRKYAFYNCTFYESQTKIGHCYLWGESDGKRGGNEIATCVYKFLLEIDKRVIKNVLLYCDSCPGQNKNKILLTAIHHFLKISINIQVVQINYLLPGHTYMPVDSMHAVIERETKRIIVWAPSQWPAYIESARKRPKPYQINVLEHSDFINWDNLVSETFTDITQKQLHLKKIRIVTLKKHKDKIVEVKYSMKEDENPQIIALSERRRKNFSAGKGKGNRSKTGKGKKEETISEVVENQDPNNIVLPILYENRLPISVAKFNDLKKLCNNGIIPKRFHKEYLELPSLALVRDALPETDAEEAKDDE, from the exons ATGCAAAATAATGCTTC GTACACGACACTAGTTGGCGCCTCCTCACTGCCATCTTCTGGTAATAATAGTAGTGATGTAATAGAAGACAGTGATCTTGAAGTTACCGAAGCTTCAAAAGCtatttattcacataaaatACTTGCTGTTGCCATCGATGAACCTTCGACTTCTGGTCAACTTGATAACTACATGCTTCCAACTGATCCTTATGTTGCTCAAACTGCTGTAACTACTGTCTCGAATAATATACATACTGTTACCATAGATGAACCTTCAACATCTAGGCAGCTTGAAAACTCCATGCTTGCAAATGAACCTTATATTGCCGAAAATCCTGAAACTACTGTTTCGAGTAATATACTTACTGTTGATATTGATATAACTTCAACCACTGATCAGCTTGATAACTCCATGCTTGCAACAGACTCTTATATTGCCAAACCTGCAGAAACCACTGTATTGCGGGAGATAGGTGTTGGTGACGTTGAACCTTTAACATTTCATCAACTTGAAGACTGTGCTTTGTCTGTGATTTCATCAGGACCTTATATTAACAAAGTTACTCACACTAATTTACCTACTAACACCATTTTGTCTACGCCTACCATTAGTAGCTATGATTCAGGAATCAAAGCTTGTGATTCTTTGGAAAATACAGTTCAAACACTCGGCAATATCAAGGGATCGTTTATACATGAAAGCAGCTTCCACCTTGATCCGGGTCACTCTTCAAGGTGTGTATCAACACCTAATGTAAATAGCTCACTTCATGCCCAATTTAGTACAACTATCAAAACAAGGTGTAAAAAAAGTACATTAAAATCTTACGCTGATTTTCTTTCTGATAACGAAGAATTTTCTTCAGGCAGTTCTAATTTATGGAGTCCAAATGAATCAGATACTTCAAAAAATAGCGGTTCTGCAAAGAAATgcaaaaaaacgaaaaaaagaAAACGAAATGATCTAGAATTCGGCCAATCACTAAATATGCGCTTAAAAAAGCCAAACAAaggtaaattacaaaaaaaacgcAAGGATGCTGGACTAAGTTATGAAACTAAATTGGGtcaagtaaaagaaaaaaagactATTAAAGAAAATCCGTGTTTACCAGATAAATGCTTCAGAAAATGCTATGAAATATCAGAGGATAGAAGAAAAGGCTTATTTGACCATTTTTGGAACCTCGATGTACAACGCCGGCGAGATTGGATTGTAAGATGTGTACAACCAAGCATTATTAAGAGAAAAAAGACTAAATTAGTAGAAAGTAGAAGGAGTCTAACAtacgaatattatataaatgaaggTGAAGGATCTAGACAGGTCTGCCAGCAATTTTTGCTACATACCTTagatataacacaaaaaattattttatatacaataaagcaTTCAATAGAAGGTATGGCGAGCCAAGAAAAGAGAACCTGTAACGCACCAAAATATAGTGAAGAAGCAAAAGACTATGTTCACTCTTTTATAAAAACGCTACCTGCAGTTCCATCTCACTACTGCCGAAAGAAAAGTTCAAGCCTTTATTTGCCACAAGAATATAGAAATGTTACAAATTTGTATAGGATCTATCTAAAAAACTGTcaagaaaattcaaaaatacatgTGAGTGAAAAGGTTTTtgttgctatttttaaaaatgattataatatacgtTTTCATACGCCAAAAAAAGACAAGTGCGTACTCTGCACAAAAACAGAAAACAAAGATATATTAACAGAGgatgaaataaatgaaattgaaattcATTTGAAGGAAAAAAAAGCTAGCTACCAAAGATTTAATACTCACCAGAATTTGATCTCAAAAGATACACTCACTATAAGTTTTGATTTACAGAAAGTGCTGAATACTCCATATGGAGAAAGTATGCTACTATACTACTCCAGAAAATATGCCTTTTATAACTGTACATTCTATGAGAGCCAAACTAAAATTGGACATTGTTACTTGTGGGGAGAGAGTGATGGTAAACGTGGAGGTAACGAGATTGCAActtgtgtttataaatttcttCTTGAAATTGATAAACGTGtcatcaaaaatgttttattgtattgtgaCTCATGCCCAGggcagaataaaaataaaatattgctcaCCGCGATCCATCATTTTTTGaagatttctataaatattcaagtagtacagataaattatttacttcctGGACATACATACATGCCAGTAGATTCTATGCATGCCGTTATTGAAAGGGAGACCAAGCGAATTATCGTTTGGGCTCCGAGCCAATGGCCAGCATACATAGAATCGGCAAGAAAACGACCTAAACCATACCAAATAAATGTTTTGGAACATTCCGATTTCATTAATTGGGATAACTTGGTGTCTGAAACATTTACTGATATCACTCAAAAACAgctacatttaaaaaagatacGAATAGTGACATTGAAGAAACATAAAGACAAAATTGTAGAGGTGAAATATTCCATGAAAGAAGATGAAAATCCGCAAATAATAGCATTAAGTGAACGAAGAAGAAAAAATTTTAGTGCTGGAAAAGGAAAAGGTAATAGATCAAAGACAGGGAAAGGAAAAAAGGAAGAAACAATTTCTGAAGTTGTAGAAAACCAAGATCCAAATAACATTGTTTTGCcaatattgtatgaaaatcGTCTTCCTATATCAGTAGCTAAGTTTAATGATTTGaaaaaattatgcaataatGGAATTATACCGAAACGTTTTCATAAAGAATATCTAGAGCTACCGTCTTTGGCATTGGTTAGAGATGCTCTTCCCGAGACTGATGCGGAGGAGGCTAAGGATGATGAATAA